Proteins co-encoded in one Yamadazyma tenuis chromosome 1, complete sequence genomic window:
- the ESP1 gene encoding separin protein (BUSCO:EOG092603JK; EggNog:ENOG503NYNA; COG:D; MEROPS:MER0010982): MKWINVHATPESSTKHYQNIITILNGLSTLSRKLSKLPKFNAEAVIAKLTLKIVEFQYLKNGKITTSSSNLKYDNIPGLQPFYEDLTKTVPELHNLSDVTWNSDDSPSLSKSELINLLQGISNNQSDLDTFNKAIIGCQIRDLFTEPSFLSACLGVLEQIDHDKYNDFISSVVTYMKNNYKSLKSLSSQCFELLDSITVHLKNLSDRSESIPFTLHIIAQLHFLFSKFKQYKRIRNLSNLLYNLAAKMPFSPMTVLCIEACIDYEYEIYNKSNSGSQDRDILQSKVEKTSQMLMEHGKVGESGSMVIVFLSTIQGSIRTIDDKNLLNSRPLAHLILGLVDLIPNFTVSLFGESSELSELFITALCINLFEHIQSSSVNQEVVANDIMTSIHLNDETLRLICLYYYYTIQELDSYLDISLANPREPFHYLIISGIQLHKTINIEWSEESIDQSIELFNQYCFLESNPNEYEIEILSCLVNYLKFNKLHKKLHQLLSPYLCSRDLTGNFQLQCFRFYLLLDLVTVSIYLENYQEAHSLLDSSGMLLKEIFAAGRTSSALSARGLAAWKLLQVQSYIEQRDLVLADNKYEMLLKFVKSKTEFNLSYHSASLGISEKLKNLLLVVNLNFTASELRSRQGRYTASYQNLKTGSKLLLSIIKKITVDVPVKDRVALRWQSASLMSSFCISMIKTSKLLGISREISHYIAELKKLNECNKFPLVNGINHFYLSDNFLLLERNETALSELKKGNQITSLNIDDSLSLLSVSSNLLYYLVEKSDEHIKAFSARQRELVQTLSLPGESFNTVSPFKELIHESQLHLSMFHSSIEPTYQASELDAVRVDVGQIMNSLVNIPAFSSILNSVFSSPCLVDNMVNESQHIRQITDALAEANTKLLSVISNHSFPVHALRNISNQMAHITSVVNSISPISETQRYEIYYLHDFIRSLPIKHERHMREESAAEPEDIFPLSGLKFEHKYDFLGFSEDVKNLLPANWTIITLDIDSGSDELVLARLSKESDYKPICLRLPLKRMMDHGSTASSLSFTGALDKLNAIIKRSDDSIKPQTTSKIRTKEDRTNWWRLRFSLDMKLKEVLELIEYQWLGAFRGIFGNHDEESIQFQNFSNKFHELLYKYLPSFPRDTQLNTQIVGIISQLHLSIGTDADSVEIEKAIVADLIYFIMDSLMYLGEENAYDEVNVDMFHHEFVELMNEFEDKASNPGEHIVLIPGPTCHSIPWESLGCLSDKSVSRMPSIDLLLETLKKNPTFTKQKEKSWNTMYLLNPGGDLVKSEARFSELFESMSSWEGIVGRSPSDNNKFLLDILKKDLFVYVGHGGCEQYIKASSLFKFTNSRKELPPSLLFGCSSGHITTNGMLEPHGNVLNWLTCGSPMVLANLWDVTDKDIDKFTMGVFKLTSLCGEGSSLTVTESVKEGRKYCNLKYLNGSAPIVYGLPLKF, translated from the coding sequence CCTTCATTGTCGAAGTCAGAACTTATAAACCTTCTTCAGGGCATTTCAAATAACCAGAGTGACTTAGACACATTCAATAAAGCGATTATAGGCTGTCAGATCAGGGACTTGTTTACGGAACCTTCCTTTTTGCTGGCATGCTTAGGGGTTTTAGAACAAATTGACCACGACAAATATAATGACTTCATTTCTTCCGTTGTCACATACATGAAGAATAACTACAAGCTGCTCAAGAGCTTATCAAGCCAGTGTTTCGAACTTTTGGACTCCATTACAGTCCACCTCAAGAATTTGAGTGATAGAAGCGAGTCAATACCTTTCACACTCCACATTATTGCCCAACTACAtttcttgttttcaaaATTCAAGCAGTACAAGAGAATAAGAAACTTATCCAACCTATTGTACAACTTGGCAGCTAAAATGCCTTTCCTGCCAATGACAGTACTTTGTATTGAAGCTTGTATTGACTACGAATATGAGATCTACAACAAATCGAACAGTGGTTCCCAAGATAGGGATATACTTCAAAGCAAGGTAGAGAAAACAAGCCAGATGTTGATGGAACACGGAAAAGTAGGAGAATCTGGAAGTATGGTCATTGTCTTCCTCTCCACAATTCAGGGGTCTATCCGTACCATTGATGACAAAAACCTTTTGAATTCGAGACCATTAGCCCACTTGATTTTAGGACTAGTTGACTTAATTCCCAACTTTACTGTCTCTCTTTTCGGTGAAAGCAGTGAATTGAGCGAGCTATTCATTACTGCTTTGTGCATAAATCTCTTTGAACATATCCAAAGTTCATCCGTGAACCAGGAAGTTGTTGCAAATGATATAATGACAAGTATCCATTTAAATGATGAAACATTGAGATTAATTTGTCTTTATTATTACTACACAATCCAAGAATTAGACAGTTACTTGGATATTTCATTGGCAAATCCCCGTGAACCCTTCCACTATTTAATTATCAGTGGAATCCAATTGCATAAGACTATCAACATTGAGTGGAGTGAAGAATCAATAGACCAATCGATTGAATTGTTCAATCAATACTGCTTTCTAGAGTCAAACCCCAATGAATACGAGATTGAAATTTTATCTTGTTTAGTGAATTACTTAAAGTTTAACAAGCTTCACAAGAAGTTACACCAATTACTTTCACCATATCTATGTTCGAGGGATTTAACAGGAAACTTTCAACTCCAGTGCTTCAGGTTCTACCTTcttttggacttggtgacTGTTTCCATATATTTGGAGAATTACCAAGAAGCTCACAGTCTTTTGGATTCGTCCGGaatgttgttgaaagagatTTTTGCTGCAGGAAGGACGTCCTCTGCATTATCTGCTCGTGGATTGGCAGCTTGGAAGCTATTACAAGTACAGTCCTATATTGAACAACGAGATCTTGTTTTAGCTGACAACAAATATGAGATGCTTTTGAAATTCGTCAAATCAAAGACTGAGTTTAACCTATCATATCACTCAGCAAGTCTAGGAATCAGcgaaaagttgaaaaacttaCTTTTAGTAGTAAATCTTAACTTTACAGCTTCTGAATTAAGACTGAGACAAGGGAGATATACAGCAAGCTACcagaatttgaaaacagGCTCGAAGTTGCTCCTCTCCATTATAAAGAAAATCACGGTAGATGTTCCGGTAAAGGATCGAGTGGCACTTAGATGGCAGTCTGCATCTTTGATGTCCTCTTTCTGTATTTCCATGATCAAAACGCTGAAACTATTGGGAATTTCAAGAGAGATTTCCCACTACATTgctgaattgaagaaattgaacgAATGCAACAAGTTTCCACTTGTTAATGGAATCAACCACTTCTATCTTTCAGAtaacttcttgttgttaGAACGTAACGAAACAGCACTTTcagaattgaagaaaggAAATCAGATCACATCCTTGAACATAGACGACTCACTCAGCTTGTTGAGCGTCAGTAGCAATTTGCTTTACTACCTAGTCGAAAAAAGTGACGAACACATAAAGGCATTCAGTGCTCGCCAAAGAGAGCTTGTACAAACCCTTAGCTTACCTGGTGAGTCGTTTAATACTGTTTCACCTTTTAAAGAATTGATACACGAATCACAGCTTCATCTTTCCATGTTTCACTCCAGTATTGAACCGACGTACCAAGCATCAGAATTAGATGCCGTGAGGGTGGATGTTGGTCAGATCATGAACAGTTTGGTCAACATACCAGCATTTTCCAGTATCCTTAATTCTgtcttttcttcaccatGCTTAGTAGACAATATGGTCAACGAGTCTCAGCATATTCGACAGATCACCGACGCTTTAGCGGAAGCGAACACAAAACTACTTCTGGTGATCTCAAATCATAGTTTCCCGGTGCATGCGCTTCGAAACATAAGCAACCAAATGGCCCATATAACAAGTGTTGTGAACTCTATTTCTCCAATTTCAGAGACTCAGAGGTATGAAATTTACTATTTGCATGACTTTATCAGATCCTTACCAATTAAACATGAAAGGCATATGAGGGAAGAGTCTGCGGCTGAACCTGAAGACATCTTTCCGTTGTCTGGGTTGAAATTTGAACATAAATATGACTTTCTTGGGTTTAGTGAAGATGTCAAAAACTTATTGCCGGCCAATTGGACAATCATTACTTTGGACATTGATTCAGGGAGTGATGAGCTTGTACTAGCAAGATTGAGTAAAGAGTCAGATTACAAACCAATATGCTTACGGCTTCCATTGAAACGGATGATGGACCATGGAAGTACAGCCTCATCTCTCTCGTTTACTGGGGCCTTGGATAAGCTTAATGCTATTATTAAGAGAAGTGACGATTCAATTAAACCTCAAACCACTTCCAAGATCAGAACCAAGGAAGATAGAACAAATTGGTGGCGTTTGAGATTTTCTTTAGACATGAAACTCaaagaagtacttgaacttattgaaTATCAGTGGCTAGGCGCTTTCAGAGGCATCTTTGGTAATCATGACGAAGAGTCgattcaatttcaaaatttCAGTAATAAGTTCCATGAACTCCTTTACAAGTATTTACCCTCCTTCCCCAGGGACACTCAGTTGAACACCCAGATTGTTGGTATAATCTCTCAATTACATCTCAGTATTGGGACTGATGCTGATTCCGTCGAAATCGAGAAAGCTATAGTCGCAGATCTAATCTATTTCATTATGGATTCATTGATGTACTTGGGGGAAGAAAACGCTTATGATGAAGTGAATGTTGACATGTTTCACCATGAATTCGTTGAGTTGATGAACGAATTCGAGGATAAGGCTTCAAATCCAGGCGAACATATTGTCCTTATCCCTGGTCCAACATGTCACAGTATCCCATGGGAGTCCTTGGGTTGTCTTTCGGATAAATCAGTATCAAGAATGCCTTCCATCGACTTATTATTAGAAACGCTTAAAAAAAATCCGACTTTTACAAAGCAGAAGGAAAAAAGCTGGAACACGATGTATTTGCTCAATCCTGGTGGAGACTTGGTGAAGTCGGAAGCAAGGTTTTCTGAGCTATTTGAAAGTATGTCCTCTTGGGAAGGTATCGTCGGCCGTTCACCTCTGGATAACAATAAGTTTTTATTGGATATCCTCAAGAAGGACCTCTTCGTTTATGTGGGCCATGGTGGTTGCGAACAGTACATCAAAGCATCATCcttattcaagttcaccaactccaGAAAAGAGCTTCCTCCAAGTCTCTTATTTGGCTGCTCGTCTGGCCATATCACAACCAATGGAATGCTTGAACCGCACGGAAATGTTCTCAATTGGCTAACATGTGGTTCCCCTATGGTACTCGCAAACCTTTGGGACGTTACGGACAAGGACATCGATAAGTTCACTATGGGGGTATTCAAGTTGACTTCTTTGTGTGGCGAAGGATCAAGCCTTACGGTTACCGAAAGTGTtaaagaaggaagaaaataCTGTAACCTAAAATACTTGAACGGAAGTGCACCTATAGTTTATGGATTACCTTTAAAATTCTGA